A portion of the Collinsella aerofaciens genome contains these proteins:
- a CDS encoding Cof-type HAD-IIB family hydrolase, translating into MIVFSDMDGTLLTSDKQMSDATWSMLDELARRGIEFVPCTGRPLSGIFEPILAHPAVHYAVCANGASVWQLDDDVSNDASRATRILSRPLDRGIAHRVRRIAAGHDVTFDIFADGQCFLPRSLYTRLDEFCGGDPHIAASLKRTRTPIDMDIDSKIDGVETLERIAMYWHDPADRDAIAAELDTLGGIEVTRSYAMNIEVMGEGATKGTALTWLCEHLGERLADAWAFGDNINDIPMLQAAGHGMAMISAEPEDRDAADAVTEYDNDHDGVARTIMAALA; encoded by the coding sequence ATGATTGTGTTTTCCGATATGGACGGAACGCTGCTGACGAGCGATAAGCAAATGAGCGATGCCACCTGGTCGATGCTCGACGAACTCGCTCGACGCGGAATTGAATTTGTGCCCTGCACGGGACGTCCGCTGTCGGGCATCTTTGAGCCCATCCTCGCCCATCCCGCCGTGCACTATGCCGTCTGCGCCAATGGCGCCAGCGTCTGGCAGCTCGACGACGATGTGTCCAACGATGCCTCGCGCGCCACGCGCATTTTGAGTCGTCCGCTCGATCGCGGCATTGCCCATCGCGTCCGTCGCATCGCCGCCGGCCACGATGTGACCTTCGATATCTTCGCGGATGGGCAGTGCTTCCTCCCCCGCTCGCTCTACACGCGCCTGGACGAATTCTGCGGCGGCGACCCCCACATCGCGGCTTCGCTCAAGCGCACACGAACACCGATCGACATGGATATCGACAGCAAGATCGACGGGGTCGAGACGCTCGAACGCATCGCCATGTACTGGCACGACCCGGCCGATCGCGACGCCATCGCGGCTGAGCTCGACACGCTCGGAGGCATTGAGGTCACGCGTTCTTATGCCATGAATATCGAGGTCATGGGTGAGGGTGCCACCAAGGGAACGGCCCTCACGTGGCTATGCGAGCACCTGGGCGAGCGTCTCGCCGACGCTTGGGCGTTCGGCGACAACATCAACGACATCCCCATGCTGCAGGCAGCGGGCCACGGCATGGCCATGATCAGCGCCGAGCCCGAGGACCGCGACGCCGCCGACGCCGTCACCGAATACGACAACGACCACGACGGCGTCGCCCGCACCATCATGGCCGCCCTCGCCTAG
- a CDS encoding Cof-type HAD-IIB family hydrolase — protein sequence MFKLIASDMDGTLLDENGQVPPETYELILALREHGVHFAASSGRRYDRLCEFFAPVRDKMDFVAANGAQVFADGKMVDREVYSHLAIRKLAQAVATFPNLHLALFDRTKSFLLDDECKFVREVDKDLPNAERIWELPDPSVNIIKASIFCDDSAVMDSAYVLQRELGQLFTFAPSGNAWIDAMQPGVSKASGIAQLAEHYGIGRDEVMAFGDSMNDYEIIRFVGTGCAMENARPALKAVADRVVGCNRDHAVQQELRRVLESLS from the coding sequence ATGTTTAAACTGATTGCATCCGATATGGACGGCACGCTGCTTGACGAAAATGGCCAGGTGCCGCCTGAGACCTACGAACTGATTCTGGCACTACGCGAGCATGGCGTGCATTTTGCCGCATCGTCAGGTCGCCGCTACGATCGCCTGTGCGAGTTCTTTGCGCCCGTTCGCGACAAGATGGACTTTGTCGCAGCTAACGGTGCCCAGGTCTTTGCCGACGGCAAAATGGTAGACCGCGAGGTGTATTCGCACCTGGCGATTCGAAAGCTCGCCCAGGCCGTCGCGACGTTTCCCAATCTGCATCTTGCGCTCTTTGACCGAACCAAGTCCTTTTTGCTCGATGATGAGTGCAAGTTCGTGCGCGAGGTCGATAAGGACCTTCCCAATGCCGAGCGCATTTGGGAGCTGCCCGATCCCAGCGTAAATATCATCAAAGCGAGTATCTTTTGCGACGACAGTGCGGTTATGGACAGTGCGTACGTGCTACAGCGCGAACTTGGTCAGCTCTTTACTTTTGCGCCTTCGGGCAACGCGTGGATCGATGCCATGCAGCCTGGTGTGTCGAAGGCCTCGGGTATCGCGCAGCTCGCGGAGCATTACGGCATTGGACGCGACGAGGTCATGGCGTTTGGCGACTCGATGAACGACTACGAGATCATTCGCTTCGTCGGCACGGGCTGCGCGATGGAAAACGCGCGCCCCGCGCTCAAGGCGGTGGCCGATCGCGTGGTGGGTTGTAACCGCGACCACGCCGTCCAGCAGGAGCTCCGTCGCGTGCTGGAGAGTCTCTCCTAA